One genomic window of Salvia miltiorrhiza cultivar Shanhuang (shh) chromosome 4, IMPLAD_Smil_shh, whole genome shotgun sequence includes the following:
- the LOC131022925 gene encoding uncharacterized protein LOC131022925, whose product MSNLSLKCLMETNKLTGSNFTDWLRCLRLVLRLEKIEYVLDNPITVIPDKKSAEYASFDEAAHKKHVEDATSAQCVMLSSMTTELQRQHEHMFPYDMLKHLKSLYASEAQTMEYEILRDLFKCKLHDGGQVSDHVLKMIGLIERLASIGTMLPAIVFVNLILQSLPASFENFIVNFNMNGTKEVQAEEKAEEGI is encoded by the coding sequence atgTCGAATTTGTCATTGAAATGTTTGATGGAAACAAATAAGTTGACTGGGTCAAACTTCACGGATTGGCTCCGTTGCTTGCGTCTGGTCTTAAGGCTAGAAAAGATTGAGTATGTCTTGGACAACCCAATCACTGTCATTCCTGACAAGAAGTCTGCTGAGTATGCATCATTTGATGAGGCTGCTCACAAGAAGCATGTCGAGGATGCAACATCGGCACAATGTGTGATGCTGTCCTCTATGACTACGGAGTTACAGAGGCAACACGAACACATGTTCCCTTATGATATGCTGAAACACTTGAAGAGTCTGTATGCTTCAGAAGCTCAGACTATGGAGTATGAGATACTCCGAGATCTTTTCAAGTGTAAGCTTCATGATGGGGGTCaggtttctgatcatgtactgaaGATGATCGGGTTGATTGAGAGGTTGGCATCGATTGGAACGATGCTACCCGCTATTGTCTTTGTCAATCTGATTCTGCAGTCTTTGCCTGCCTCATTTGAAAACTTCATAGTGAACTTCAATATGAACGGCACGAAG
- the LOC131022528 gene encoding protein NRT1/ PTR FAMILY 5.6-like has protein sequence MEGVFFIMQTYFTSVWKLSFTNAATILNIWGGFYRILPFFFLFLADTLLGNLVTLALSGISSTAGIVLITVATAPVFGHIVSGGRRCQDMEETECVAHTEKLLFMLGLALIASGRGARFASTEPFIHDQTNNKHLKPKRQQDHTANTEHDETNNSDQEDQTADTEQDDEANNNDQEDETNNHKDATIKEKWTPPIWWILICLLVFFFTPVTVIIAFPYVKKWYVLFGVSACITTSATLFYLLGVCSYKKPKQKPESSNPITDFLRVFVAAAFKRSQPFPKHDNSRLHSIDSEEYKSLSPTALLGFLHKAAIIVPGEKSWRVCSVSQVESVKILIRMVPLMSSFIMCGVVASIGNTYFIEQASHMNSRIGKWEPPLQLLLLVFTLVKYALMSKMAKIKVILGKYGAIPSGLLAIMYSVLCCRGETKSSRAEKA, from the exons ATGGAAGGAGTCTTCTTCATCATGCAAACTTATTTCACAAGTGTTTGGAAGCTAAGCTTCACCAACGCTGCTACAATTCTGAATATATGGGGTGGATTCTACAGAATTCTTccatttttctttctcttccttGCTGACACTCTTCTTGGAAATTTGGTCACTCTTGCACTTTCCGGCATATCCAGCACTGCG GGTATAGTCCTTATCACAGTGGCAACAGCGCCAGTGTTTGGGCATATAGTTTCAGGAGGCCGCAGATGCCAAGACATGGAGGAGACTGAATGTGTTGCCCATACCGAAAAGCTTCTCTTCATGCTCGGCTTGGCCTTGATAGCTTCAGGGAGGGGCGCTCGCTTTGCCTCCACCGAACCATTCATTCACGATCAGACCAACAATAAACATCTCAAGCCCAAGCGCCAACAAGATCACACGGCTAACACTGAACACGACGAGACCAACAATAGCGATCAAGAAGATCAGACGGCTGACACTGAACAAGACGACGAGGCTAACAATAACGATCAAGAAGATGAGACCAACAATCATAAGGATGCTACGATAAAGGAGAAATGGACACCACCAATCTGGTGGATACTCATATGCCTGCTCGTATTCTTTTTCACGCCAGTAACTGTGATTATCGCATTTCCATACGTTAAAAAGTGGTATGTCCTGTTTGGAGTTTCCGCTTGTATTACCACTTCTGCAACCCTCTTCTACTTGCTGGGTGTCTGCTCCTACAAAAAACCCAAACAAAAACCAGAGAGCAGCAACCCCATTACTGATTTCCTCAGAGTGTTCGTAGCCGCTGCATTCAAGAGATCCCAACCATTCCCCAAACATGATAATTCGCGGCTCCACAGCATTGATAGCGAGGAATATAAGTCACTCTCTCCTACTGCTCTTCTCGG GTTTCTGCATAAGGCGGCCATTATAGTACCCGGTGAGAAATCATGGAGAGTCTGCTCGGTGTCGCAAGTGGAATCCGTCAAAATTCTGATCCGTATGGTTCCACTCATGAGCAGCTTCATAATGTGCGGCGTGGTAGCCTCAATCGGAAACACTTACTTCATAGAACAAGCGAGTCATATGAACTCCAGAATAGGGAAGTGGGAGCCTCCTCTTCAGCTGCTGCTTCTAGTATTCACCTTGGTTAAGTATGCTCTCATGTCAAAGATGGCCAAGATAAAAGTAATCTTGGGGAAATATGGAGCTATCCCAAGTGGTTTGTTGGCTATTATGTATTCTGTGTTATGCTGCCGTGGAGAGACGAAGAGTTCACGTGCTGAGAAGGCATAA
- the LOC131022529 gene encoding protein VACUOLELESS GAMETOPHYTES-like: MQACKEKALFLSLIDSHSQQGFNSMAPLPKNSIDHFTHAHPLAAADDDQEFSCDGCKTIGIGKRFRCKACDFDLHDYCGTCPRSLPSFMHHHALTLVLRKPAKPGAARAVNRVCDVCRESVDGLFYRCKECEFDVHPLCTQLPEKLKHALHKVHPLILRSPPAAGACAVCRRPCSGWRYGCGACRVDIHLECVLEPVVGFQQHDFNTGQRGIPTFDHNTGIPFQAPPHFPPFYGYPYGPGYPSYGPGFNMYYGGGPNMYPPGNFAPQQAQNLQVSNNNNGNRVGKSMFGLVRQLGFGVISNMIFGVDVSGLF; the protein is encoded by the coding sequence ATGCAGGCCTGCAAAGAAAAAGCCTTGTTTTTATCCTTGATTGATTCACATTCTCAACAAGGCTTCAATTCCATGGCTCCTCTACCAAAAAACTCCATAGACCACTTCACTCACGCCCACCCTCTCGCAGCCGCAGACGACGATCAAGAATTCTCCTGCGACGGCTGCAAGACTATCGGAATCGGGAAGCGATTCCGATGCAAAGCCTGCGATTTCGACCTCCACGACTACTGCGGCACGTGCCCCCGTTCCCTCCCCTCCTTCATGCACCACCACGCCCTCACCCTCGTCTTGCGGAAGCCTGCCAAGCCCGGCGCCGCGCGAGCCGTCAACCGTGTCTGCGACGTCTGTCGCGAATCGGTCGACGGGCTGTTCTACAGGTGCAAGGAGTGCGAGTTCGACGTGCACCCGCTGTGTACGCAGCTTCCGGAGAAGCTCAAGCATGCGCTTCACAAGGTCCATCCTTTAATCCTCCGGTCCCCGCCCGCTGCAGGCGCCTGCGCTGTGTGTAGGCGCCCGTGCAGCGGGTGGCGCTATGGGTGTGGCGCTTGTCGGGTCGACATTCACTTGGAGTGTGTGCTGGAACCCGTAGTGGGTTTCCAGCAACACGACTTTAATACTGGTCAACGGGGAATCCCCACGTTTGATCATAACACGGGGATTCCCTTTCAGGCCCCGCCACATTTTCCACCCTTTTACGGGTACCCTTATGGCCCGGGTTACCCGAGTTATGGGCCTGGGTTTAATATGTACTACGGTGGTGGTCCAAACATGTATCCACCTGGAAATTTTGCACCGCAACAGGCGCAAAATTTGCAGgtgagtaataataataatgggaATAGAGTGGGTAAGTCGATGTTTGGTCTAGTAAGACAGCTTGGATTTGGAGTGATCTCGAATATGATTTTTGGAGTGGATGTATCTGGGCTATTTTAA
- the LOC131022530 gene encoding COBRA-like protein 6 isoform X1: MEVMLCWFVTKHRLLDIILVISLFCCAIFMSPAYAYDPLDPNGNITIRWDVLQENDDSSKDIRISIVNYQLFRQMEQPGWKLSWRWRGSEVIWNMLGAEATEQGNCSLFKGKVLPHCCEREPVIIDLLPAAPYNKQVANCCRGGILTSVTQDPAKHISAFQMHIGTADADGPSSKPGMPTAFSLGAPGYTCGEAVQVPPTKFAEDQGRRRTQAFETWNVTCTYSQFRASPAPSCCVSLSAFYNQTIVKCPQCSCACQEQAGTQCVKVGEWSPPQLQLSHNEPAKPVVQCTNHMCPIKVHWHIKLSYTHYWRVKVTVTNLNYVRNYSDWNLVVLHPNLRSVEQVFSFNYKPLNVYGNINDSGVFYGIQYYNDMLLQSGKNGNVQTEILLHKDEDFTFKEGWGFPRKISFNGQDCVMPSPDDYPRLPNAGRFQTPPHYVVLLLLLLMLSLMI, from the exons ATGGAGGTGATGCTATGTTGGTTTGTTACGAAGCACAGATTATTAGATATAATCTTGGTGATTAGTTTATTCTGCTGTGCGATTTTTATGTCACCAGCCT ATGCGTATGATCCATTGGATCCTAATGGGAACATCACCATCAGATGGGATGTCTTGCAAGAAAACGACGATTCTTCAAAAGAT ATACGGATATCGATCGTGAACTACCAGCTATTCCGGCAGATGGAGCAGCCGGGGTGGAAGCTAAGCTGGAGATGGCGAGGCAGCGAGGTGATATGGAACATGTTGGGCGCAGAGGCGACTGAGCAGGGAAACTGCTCCTTATTCAAAGGCAAAGTTCTGCCGCATTGCTGCGAAAGGGAGCCCGTCATAATCGACCTCCTCCCCGCCGCCCCTTACAACAAGCAGGTCGCCAACTGCTGCCGAGGCGGAATCCTCACATCCGTCACTCAAGATCCCGCCAAACACATCTCCGCTTTCCAGATGCACATCGGGACCGCGGACGCCGACGGCCCCTCGTCCAAGCCCGGGATGCCGACGGCCTTCTCCCTCGGCGCCCCGGGCTACACGTGCGGCGAGGCCGTCCAAGTACCCCCCACCAAATTCGCTGAGGATCAAGGCCGTAGAAGGACGCAGGCATTTG AGACGTGGAACGTGACGTGCACGTATTCGCAGTTTCGTGCGTCGCCTGCGCCGAGTTGCTGCGTTTCGTTGTCTGCTTTCTATAATCAGACCATTGTCAAGTGCCCACAGTGTAGCTGTGCTTGCCAGGAACAAGCTGGAACTCAGTGTGTGAA GGTAGGGGAGTGGTCGCCTCCGCAGCTGCAGCTAAGTCATAACGAGCCAGCAAAGCCGGTGGTGCAGTGCACGAACCACATGTGCCCGATAAAGGTCCACTGGCACATCAAGCTCAGTTACACGCATTATTGGAGGGTGAAAGTCACCGTCACCAACCTAAACTACGTCAGGAATTATAGCGACTGGAATTTGGTGGTGTTGCACCCTAATCTCCGAAGTGTTGAACAAGTCTTCAGCTTCAATTACAAGCCTCTCAATGTTTATGGAAACATAA ATGATAGTGGGGTGTTTTATGGGATACAATATTACAATGACATGCTTCTGCAGTCAGGGAAGAATGGGAATGTGCAGACAGAGATACTTCTGCATAAAGATGAAGACTTCACATTTAAGGAAGGGTGGGGATTTCCGAGGAAGATTTCTTTTAACGGTCAGGATTGCGTGATGCCGTCGCCCGATGATTATCCGAGGCTGCCGAATGCTGGCCGTTTTCAGACACCTCCACACTATGTGGTTCTTTTGTTGTTGCTTTTGATGTTGTCATTAATGATTTGA
- the LOC131022530 gene encoding COBRA-like protein 6 isoform X2: MDKASIINCALSFRRYFCRALIRISIVNYQLFRQMEQPGWKLSWRWRGSEVIWNMLGAEATEQGNCSLFKGKVLPHCCEREPVIIDLLPAAPYNKQVANCCRGGILTSVTQDPAKHISAFQMHIGTADADGPSSKPGMPTAFSLGAPGYTCGEAVQVPPTKFAEDQGRRRTQAFETWNVTCTYSQFRASPAPSCCVSLSAFYNQTIVKCPQCSCACQEQAGTQCVKVGEWSPPQLQLSHNEPAKPVVQCTNHMCPIKVHWHIKLSYTHYWRVKVTVTNLNYVRNYSDWNLVVLHPNLRSVEQVFSFNYKPLNVYGNINDSGVFYGIQYYNDMLLQSGKNGNVQTEILLHKDEDFTFKEGWGFPRKISFNGQDCVMPSPDDYPRLPNAGRFQTPPHYVVLLLLLLMLSLMI, from the exons atggataaAGCTAGTATTATTAATTGTGCTCTTTCCTTCCGCCGTTACTTTTGTAGGGCTTTG ATACGGATATCGATCGTGAACTACCAGCTATTCCGGCAGATGGAGCAGCCGGGGTGGAAGCTAAGCTGGAGATGGCGAGGCAGCGAGGTGATATGGAACATGTTGGGCGCAGAGGCGACTGAGCAGGGAAACTGCTCCTTATTCAAAGGCAAAGTTCTGCCGCATTGCTGCGAAAGGGAGCCCGTCATAATCGACCTCCTCCCCGCCGCCCCTTACAACAAGCAGGTCGCCAACTGCTGCCGAGGCGGAATCCTCACATCCGTCACTCAAGATCCCGCCAAACACATCTCCGCTTTCCAGATGCACATCGGGACCGCGGACGCCGACGGCCCCTCGTCCAAGCCCGGGATGCCGACGGCCTTCTCCCTCGGCGCCCCGGGCTACACGTGCGGCGAGGCCGTCCAAGTACCCCCCACCAAATTCGCTGAGGATCAAGGCCGTAGAAGGACGCAGGCATTTG AGACGTGGAACGTGACGTGCACGTATTCGCAGTTTCGTGCGTCGCCTGCGCCGAGTTGCTGCGTTTCGTTGTCTGCTTTCTATAATCAGACCATTGTCAAGTGCCCACAGTGTAGCTGTGCTTGCCAGGAACAAGCTGGAACTCAGTGTGTGAA GGTAGGGGAGTGGTCGCCTCCGCAGCTGCAGCTAAGTCATAACGAGCCAGCAAAGCCGGTGGTGCAGTGCACGAACCACATGTGCCCGATAAAGGTCCACTGGCACATCAAGCTCAGTTACACGCATTATTGGAGGGTGAAAGTCACCGTCACCAACCTAAACTACGTCAGGAATTATAGCGACTGGAATTTGGTGGTGTTGCACCCTAATCTCCGAAGTGTTGAACAAGTCTTCAGCTTCAATTACAAGCCTCTCAATGTTTATGGAAACATAA ATGATAGTGGGGTGTTTTATGGGATACAATATTACAATGACATGCTTCTGCAGTCAGGGAAGAATGGGAATGTGCAGACAGAGATACTTCTGCATAAAGATGAAGACTTCACATTTAAGGAAGGGTGGGGATTTCCGAGGAAGATTTCTTTTAACGGTCAGGATTGCGTGATGCCGTCGCCCGATGATTATCCGAGGCTGCCGAATGCTGGCCGTTTTCAGACACCTCCACACTATGTGGTTCTTTTGTTGTTGCTTTTGATGTTGTCATTAATGATTTGA
- the LOC131022531 gene encoding probable glucan endo-1,3-beta-glucosidase A6 translates to MKKTIFALSLCYIVSLSSALLGSDKIGINYGRIGNNLPSPYRSIELLQSMNIRHVKLYDSDPEVLKLLSGINIHVTVMVPNDQISRIASNRSEADEWVNKNVLAYYPSTKIRFVLVGNEVFSHNDQRVMWLDLAPAMRYIRKSLSEHDIHNIKVGTPVAMDVLESSFPPSAGKFRPDVAEVMTSVVKFLNGTRSFFFLDVYPFFPWSENPTNMSLDFALLKEGNGTYIDPNTGLIYTNLLDQMLDSVNFAMEKIGFHDVRIVIAETGWPHEGDIDQPGANEHNSDTYLCNLAAKMSYEPPLGTPARPGVEIPTFIFSLYDENQKPGRGTERHWGLLNSRGRSIHQMDLSGACPAGDKGGARHLAKPVNNRPYKGKIWCVLAKTTAREMELASAVEFACLQGNGTCKELAPGGACYEPVSIVSHASYAFSSYWAKLRGDGASCYFNGLAVQTTVDPSHGSCKFPSVMV, encoded by the exons ATGAAGAAGACTATTTTCGCTCTCTCACTATGTTATATAGTTTCTCTCTCAT CTGCATTACTAGGCTCGGACAAGATCGGCATAAACTACGGCCGGATCGGAAACAACCTGCCGTCGCCCTACCGCTCCATCGAGCTTCTCCAATCGATGAACATCCGACACGTGAAGCTTTACGACTCCGACCCCGAAGTCCTAAAGCTTCTCTCGGGCATCAACATCCACGTCACGGTCATGGTCCCCAACGACCAGATCTCGCGCATCGCCTCGAATCGGTCCGAGGCGGACGAGTGGGTCAACAAAAACGTCCTGGCCTACTACCCGAGCACGAAGATCAGGTTCGTGCTCGTGGGGAACGAGGTGTTCAGCCACAACGACCAACGGGTCATGTGGCTGGACCTCGCGCCCGCGATGCGATACATTAGGAAATCCCTAAGCGAGCACGACATCCACAACATCAAAGTGGGGACCCCCGTGGCCATGGACGTGCTCGAGTCGAGTTTCCCGCCCTCAGCCGGGAAATTCCGGCCTGACGTGGCTGAGGTGATGACGTCGGTGGTGAAGTTCTTGAACGGAACGAGatccttcttcttcctcgaCGTGTACCCCTTCTTCCCGTGGTCGGAAAACCCAACGAACATGAGCCTCGACTTTGCGTTGCTCAAGGAAGGGAATGGGACTTACATCGACCCAAACACTGGATTGATCTACACAAATCTTCTCGATCAAATGCTTGATTCCGTCAACTTCGCCATGGAGAAGATCGGTTTCCACGACGTTAGGATCGTGATCGCCGAGACCGGGTGGCCTCATGAAGGCGACATCGATCAACCCGGCGCCAACGAACACAATTCAGATACCTACCTCTGCAACCTCGCAGCCAAGATGTCGTACGAGCCGCCGCTTGGGACGCCGGCTAGGCCAGGAGTTGAGATTCCGAccttcattttctctctctacgaCGAGAATCAGAAGCCCGGGCGCGGCACCGAGAGGCACTGGGGTCTTCTAAACAGCAGGGGGCGATCGATCCACCAG ATGGATTTGTCCGGGGCATGCCCCGCCGGAGATAAAGGCGGAGCACGACATTTGGCGAAGCCGGTGAACAACCGGCCTTACAAAGGGAAGATATGGTGCGTTTTGGCGAAGACGACGGCGAGGGAAATGGAGTTGGCGTCAGCCGTGGAGTTCGCCTGCCTGCAAGGCAACGGCACCTGCAAAGAACTGGCTCCGGGGGGTGCATGCTACGAGCCGGTGTCGATCGTATCTCATGCGAGCTATGCGTTCAGCTCTTATTGGGCTAAGCTCAGAGGTGATGGTGCCTCTTGTTACTTCAATGGCCTTGCAGTTCAGACCACTGTCGATCCCA GTCATGGGTCGTGCAAGTTCCCGAGTGTGATGGTGTGA